The Marivirga salinae DNA window GCAGTTCGGGAATCTGGAAAGCAAATACGCATTAATTCAATCTACCCTAAATTCTCAGCTAGAACCAGTTCGCAAAAGTCTCTACCTCTATTACAGAAAAGGATTGGATATAATGGAGGATAATCCTGAAGAAGCAAGAAAATCAATACTTAAAGCTCTGGAAAACATTCAAAAAGTCAATGATTTGAATCCTAATTCACCTTTTATAACTTTATTAGTTCAAACCAAATCTGATGAAATAGTTCAAATTTTTACAGAAGGAGATTTAGCCTTGAGAAGAAAAGCTTACGAAATCATGCGAGAAATTGCGCCCTCTAATTCTGAACGTTATGAAGTAATGATTAAATAATTTCTAGAATTTCTCATCGTAATATCAATTTCAAAATTTATTAAAAATTTATTAAATGCTGAAAGCGAAAGAATTTACTATCCATAAATTTTGAGTAAATTAGCCCTGCCATAAAAACCTAGTGCCAATATGCTTCAAAAGCTTTTGATTAAAAATTACGCCTTAATTCAAGAACTTAATATTAACCCATCTCCCAACCTTAATACCATTACAGGTGAAACAGGAGCCGGTAAGTCTATAATGCTTGGTGCTGTAGGCTTATTATTAGGCAAAAGAGCTGACACTAAGGTTCTTTACTCCTCAGACACAAAATGTGTGGTAGAAGGTATATTTGATATCACAGAATATAATTTAAACTCATTTTTTGAGTCGGAAGATTTAGATTATGATGAAGAGTGTGTCATCAGAAGAGAGATTAGCGCTAGCGGAAAATCAAGAGCTTTCATAAATGACACTCCTGTCACTTTGGATATCCTTAAAAACCTCGGGAGCCATTTGATGGATGTACATTCTCAACATGAAACCTTGTTAATTGGTGACCAAGATTTTCAACTTAGAATTATTGATGCTTATGCTGGCACTCTTGAAAGCTTAAAGAATTATCAATCCATATTTACATCATACACAAAAGCGAAAAAAAGTCTTGAAACCTTTAAAGAAAGTGCCTCTCAAATGCAGCAGGAAAAGGATTTTAATCAATTCCTTTTTGATGAGCTGGACAAAGCACAATTAAAAGCTGGCGAACAAGAGGAGTTAGAGGAGAAATTAGAACTTCTGGAAAATGGTGAATTGATTAAACTTAAGTTGTCAGAAGCTTATCAATTGGTTGATGGACAAGAATTTGCAGCTATTCATAATTTACATCAAGCAACAGAAAGTCTTAAAACTATTCAATCTTACGGAAAGGACTTTCAGGAATTATCAGAAAGACTGAATAGCAGTTTTATAGAAATTCAGGACATAGCAAAAGAATTGGAAATAACTGCTAATGAATTTGAGCATCAGCCTGATGAATTGCAACAAACACAAGAAAGGGTCAGCTTAATCTATTCATTACAACAAAAACATCATGTTGATTCAGTTGAAGATTTACTTAAAATAAAAACAGAATTAGAGGAAAAACTATTAGCTGTTGCGGATGTGGAAGGAAGTGAATTAAAATTGCAAAAAGCAGTTGATGAGGCTTATTCCAAAATGAATGAAAAAGCTAAAGAAATAAGTAAACAAAGAAATAAGTATTTTGAAAAACTTGAAAATGAATTGCGAGCACTTTTAGCTGGCTTAGGAATGGAAGATGCGGTTGTTAAAATCGACAATAAAGTAAAACCACATGATAAGAGTGGCATAGATGATATCAAAATTTTATTTAGTGCCAATAAAGGAATAGCTCCTCAAAACTTGAAAAATGTAGCCTCAGGTGGTGAATTTTCACGCTTAATGTTCGCTATTAAATCAATTATGGCTGATAAAATTGCCATGCCTACAATTATATTTGATGAAATTGATACTGGTATTTCTGGGGAAGTTGCCATTAAAATGGTGAATATGATGCAAAAAATGGCTGAAAAGCATCAAGTGATTACCATCAGCCACTTACCACAAATTGCAGCCAAGGGACATCAGCATTATTTTGTTTATAAAGATAACTCTGCGGATAAATCTGTAAGTAAAATCAAATTACTTGACCAAGATGAACGCTCCTTAGAAATAGCGAAAATGATTGGAGGAGAAAACCCAAGTGAATCGGCTATTCAAAGTGCTAAGGAGTTATTGAGTGTATAGGTGTTGAAGTGTTAGGGTGTTTGAAGCGGAATTCGACTGTTTTCTAGCTACATGTACTGAGCACTTAAAAAACCATCAAATTACATCCTCTGATATCCGAATTATCGAATCGGCCTAAAACCTTAAAGCTTCCGTCTTCATTTACCAATCCTACATCTTGTGTTTCTATAAAAGCGCAACTGTCAATATTGGCTAAGTCAATAACATTTAAACCACCACTTCTTTTATCTGAATATTTGATATCGAATGGATCATTAACTTCTCTTACCATAATTTTCATACTGTGTGAAGGATGAAAAACACCATTTTCTTTGCTGTAGCTTTGAGATAATAATTCTGTCATCCCATACTCTGAGTGGATTGTATTGACATTCATTCCGTCACATAATATACCATGAAGCTCTTCTCTAGTAATTTCTTTCCTTCTGCCCTTCATTCCACCTGTTTCCATTATAGTACAATCAGAAAAATCTACTTTATAGTTTTCCGCTAAATCCAATAAAGCAAAACTCACGCCCCAAACGATTATTTTCTTTTCACTTCCTTTTGCTTTTAAATCTTCTACCTTTCTAACCAATTCTTTTAAGTCATATAAATAAAAGCCAGAGTCAGAAGTGTTTGTCTTTTTTATGAATTCATCTACCATAGCAACTAAGGAAGATCCTTCTCTCTCAAGATATGAGGGTAAAAGCGCTAAAATCACATAATCATTCAAGCTACTATACTGACGCTCAAAAATATCTTGAGCATGATTTAAATAATGAGACAAATCTGAAACAAAGTGTTGGCTAGTTAATCCTGAACCAGTACCACTACTTTCAAAAATCGTTTCATAGCTATTGCCGTTTTCAACTTGAGTGATTATTTTATGCTGCTTAAAAAATTCTATTGGCAGAAAAGGGATTGAGCGCAAATCATTTATAGAATCTACATTGATATTTAAGGCATCAATATATTTTTTATAAACCAAATTGTATTTACTTTGGTACTGGAACAGTTCTAAAGCAAAATCCTGAAAATTTTCAACATTTAGGGCATCAAATTGCTTAAATAAGCGTTCTCTTTCTGACATTTGTTAAATTAATTATGCAATACAATATTATAAATAAGGCTTGTTATCTCATATTTTATTCAATATTTATTCTATCAGCCACACTTTTGTTAACTGCTTGTCCTACTCCGCCTGAGTTTGATAATGTACCCAAAATAGAATATGAAGATATTGAATATAGCCAAATCTCTGATACTACTACAGGTGGACAACCTTTAAATCAGGATCTTATAAGCTTGACTATTTCGTTTGAAGATGGCGATGGAGATTTAGGATTAAGAAGCAGTGAATTAAATCCTCCCTACCATTTATATGACATTCCTTTAAACCCTGAAGGAGAATTGATTTTTTTTGGAAGCTCTCCTGATCTACCTCCATTCAATTTTTACGATTATTATATCACCCCTGATTCTGTCATTATTAATAATACACTTTTAACTAATGATACCATCAAGGTGCAATTTAATGAGCGACATTATAATATTTTTGTTTCATTTTTTCGTAAACTTCCAGGAAGCAATGAATTTGAACAATTCGAATGGGAATCTGAGCCAAATTTCTACCAAACTTTTCATGGGAGGTTCCCGATTCTTAATACTGAAGATTATAAAAGACCGCTCAATGGTTCTTTAACGTATGAGATGAAAAGTGCTGGATTTTCATTCATTTTTAGAGATTACGAAATGTATATTGAAGCTTATATTTTAGATAGAGCCGGCAATAGAAGTAATACCATTAGGACAGAAACTATTCGACTACTCAATCCTGAATAGTTTAAATCTGTTTTATTTTAAATTCATAAGCATAATTATTACTTATTGCATAAATCTAGAATTGATAAC harbors:
- a CDS encoding LuxE/PaaK family acyltransferase; its protein translation is MSERERLFKQFDALNVENFQDFALELFQYQSKYNLVYKKYIDALNINVDSINDLRSIPFLPIEFFKQHKIITQVENGNSYETIFESSGTGSGLTSQHFVSDLSHYLNHAQDIFERQYSSLNDYVILALLPSYLEREGSSLVAMVDEFIKKTNTSDSGFYLYDLKELVRKVEDLKAKGSEKKIIVWGVSFALLDLAENYKVDFSDCTIMETGGMKGRRKEITREELHGILCDGMNVNTIHSEYGMTELLSQSYSKENGVFHPSHSMKIMVREVNDPFDIKYSDKRSGGLNVIDLANIDSCAFIETQDVGLVNEDGSFKVLGRFDNSDIRGCNLMVF
- the recN gene encoding DNA repair protein RecN, giving the protein MLQKLLIKNYALIQELNINPSPNLNTITGETGAGKSIMLGAVGLLLGKRADTKVLYSSDTKCVVEGIFDITEYNLNSFFESEDLDYDEECVIRREISASGKSRAFINDTPVTLDILKNLGSHLMDVHSQHETLLIGDQDFQLRIIDAYAGTLESLKNYQSIFTSYTKAKKSLETFKESASQMQQEKDFNQFLFDELDKAQLKAGEQEELEEKLELLENGELIKLKLSEAYQLVDGQEFAAIHNLHQATESLKTIQSYGKDFQELSERLNSSFIEIQDIAKELEITANEFEHQPDELQQTQERVSLIYSLQQKHHVDSVEDLLKIKTELEEKLLAVADVEGSELKLQKAVDEAYSKMNEKAKEISKQRNKYFEKLENELRALLAGLGMEDAVVKIDNKVKPHDKSGIDDIKILFSANKGIAPQNLKNVASGGEFSRLMFAIKSIMADKIAMPTIIFDEIDTGISGEVAIKMVNMMQKMAEKHQVITISHLPQIAAKGHQHYFVYKDNSADKSVSKIKLLDQDERSLEIAKMIGGENPSESAIQSAKELLSV